TCCTCGAATTGAAGACCAAGTCCGACTGCGTTGACGAGCTGCTGCGACTCGATCCGCGCGGCCGCGTGGTGGTGTCGTGGTCGGTAAACGCGCCGCGGGTGCTGGCCGAAGAAGAGCCCGGCACCGCTTCATTGAGCGAACGGCTGGCGGCGGCCAGGCGGGTGCAGGAAGCGGGCTATCGGCTCGGCTTTCACTTCGACCCATTGATCGAGCATCCCGGTTGGGCTGCCGGCTACCGCGATACGGTGGCGCAGATTGCCGCCGCGATCGAGCCGCGGCGGATCGCGTGGATCAGCCTCGGCAGCCTGCGGCTGACGCCCGGGCTGCGCGCCGCGCTGCGTGCCCGCCCCCGCCGCAGCCTAACGCTGAGCGGCGAACTGGTAGCCTGCGCGGACGGCAAGGCGCGGGTGTGGCGCGGCTTGCGGCTGGAAATGTACCGCCGGATCCAGAGCTATCTCCGCCAAGCCTTGCCGGGGGTGGAAACCTATTTGTGCATGGAGGCCGCCAACGTGTGGCAAATCGTGCGCGGTGAATCCCCCGGCGATCGCCAACTGGCCGAGCGGCTGAGCGCGGGAGCGCTTCAGTGATAAGTGCACACAAAGGGCGGAAACCAAAGCCGCCGGCCGCGACACGCGCAAGTGCCGCGCGGCGGCCGCCGCGCCTCGATGCTGCCGTCGGCGTCTTCGACTCGGGCATCGGCGGCCTCACCGTCCTGCACCAGCTCATGCGCGAGCTGCCCCACGAGCACCTCATCTACCTCGGCGATACCGGCCGCTCCCCCTACGGCACCAAGTCGCCCGAGACGGTGCGGCGCTATTCGCTCGAGAACACGGAGTTTCTGCTCGACAAGGGCATCAAACTGCTGGTGGTGGCGTGTAACAGCGCCTCCGCAGTGGCGCTGGAGGCCCTGGCCGAACGGGCGGCGGTGCCGGTGCTCGGTGTCATCGAGCCGGGGGTGGCGGAAGCAGTACGCGCCACCCGCAATCGCCGCATCGGAGTCATCGGCACCGAAGCCACCATCGCCAGCGGTGCCTATACCCACGCGCTGCGCCGGCTGGCGGCAGACGTCGAGATCTATACCCGCGCCTGCCCGCTGTTCGTCCCCCTGGCCGAGGAGGGCTGGGTGGACAACGACATCGCCCGCAAGACCGCGGAGATTTATCTCGCCAGCCTGCGCAAGAGCGGCATCGACACTCTGATACTCGGCTGCACGCATTACCCGCTGCTGCGGGCGGTGATTGCCGAAATGATGGGGCCAAAGGTGAAACTCATCGACTCCGCCGCCTCGACGGCGCGCGCCACTGCCCGGGCGCTGTTGCGCCAGCGCCTGGCCCGCCGCAGCGGTCGGGGCTCGGTGAGCTTCTTCGTCACCGACCTCCCCGAGCGCTTCATCAAGGTGGGCCAACGCTTCCTCGGCGAGCAGGTGCAGTCGGCAGTACGCCTCGAACGCTGACTACTCGCGGCGTGATGCGTAGCCCCGGCGTCTTGCAAGCGATGCACGATTTCGGGCAAGTGAGGCCCTGGGGACGCCAATCGTGATCAAACGCTACATCGCTCAGGCACTGCGCCGCGCTCGCTGCCGGCAGCTCGATGGCGGGGTTTTTCGCGTCACCGTGTCCGGGCGGCGAGGAGTTCGAGTACTGCTACGCGAGGCCATGAGCCCAACTGACCGGGCCGGCTTCGAAGCCCTCGAATAGCATGCCTTCAACCGAGCTTGCATCGCTGCAGCAACTCGAGACCGACCTCTGGGAAGCGGCGGACAACCTGCGCGCGAATTCCAAGCTCACCTCCAGCGACTACTTCATGCCGGTGCTCGGCGTGATCTTTCTGCGCCATGCGGCCAACCGCTTCGAGGCCGCGGCACGACAGATC
Above is a window of Deltaproteobacteria bacterium DNA encoding:
- a CDS encoding radical SAM protein yields the protein MKRWTPARLWLEQGEEDSPVARCVRQSLPGVPVSVLGDPRAAEPAASEGFAAGKHDLVLQRHRGSFLQHCPAGTPGLVCCNYFVADFATNCPFDCSYCFLQEYLANNPAMKVFTNPEDGLAEIAALLRAHPARHFRIGTGHLSDSLALDPITGLSRILVPFFAEHRNAVLELKTKSDCVDELLRLDPRGRVVVSWSVNAPRVLAEEEPGTASLSERLAAARRVQEAGYRLGFHFDPLIEHPGWAAGYRDTVAQIAAAIEPRRIAWISLGSLRLTPGLRAALRARPRRSLTLSGELVACADGKARVWRGLRLEMYRRIQSYLRQALPGVETYLCMEAANVWQIVRGESPGDRQLAERLSAGALQ
- a CDS encoding glutamate racemase — encoded protein: MSAHKGRKPKPPAATRASAARRPPRLDAAVGVFDSGIGGLTVLHQLMRELPHEHLIYLGDTGRSPYGTKSPETVRRYSLENTEFLLDKGIKLLVVACNSASAVALEALAERAAVPVLGVIEPGVAEAVRATRNRRIGVIGTEATIASGAYTHALRRLAADVEIYTRACPLFVPLAEEGWVDNDIARKTAEIYLASLRKSGIDTLILGCTHYPLLRAVIAEMMGPKVKLIDSAASTARATARALLRQRLARRSGRGSVSFFVTDLPERFIKVGQRFLGEQVQSAVRLER